One Paramisgurnus dabryanus chromosome 8, PD_genome_1.1, whole genome shotgun sequence DNA window includes the following coding sequences:
- the LOC135771337 gene encoding calcium-activated chloride channel regulator 3A-1-like, with amino-acid sequence MDSRLIVLWMLLSSSCTGIQLEGNGYTDIVVAISSGVPQDNALIERIKDMFTEGSMHLFEAMDNMVYFRKVTILVPPHWSSKDFTKATTESYEKAGIRIDKANPGYGDAPYTKQYEDCGSENEYIHFTPDFFLNDDHFYGSRGRVLVHEWAHLRWGVYDDYNEENPLNFSNGVQATRCSKHIAGQQSEEVAFCREDEHDAAAPNLQNEKCGNRATWAVIFEDSVDSAALQSLRPLQSAPPAPTFTVVQRMKRVVCLILDVSGSMAGARILRQRQAATHFLQYIIEDQAYVGIVTFSSDAYILKKLTRIDNDTTRKELIKSLPTIASGGTYICKGLFKGLEVLRGDNLDALGDEIIFLTDGEASDDLNTCVPSAIKSGAIIHTIALGTSAAQALRHMADKTGGKFIIATDDLTSNMLVDAFASLTIPTGDYTKEPVQLESIGIRTAGWFNGTVSVDPTVGNKTSFLIIYETSLPTGYIQSPSGYIYSLGDLISDITAKTITLKIPGTAEAGDWKYSILSGRSQSLTITSTSQAAHADVPPIIVKAHVSQQFSDGSKPMIVFAEVSQNYRSIVNAEVWATLEPETGAPEIIQLLDNGAGADAFKDDGIYSRYFTKLVKGRSSLKVRVRNKDGQARFTLHRKSGVVNDKVKLNLPKLPVNDQPLVVGNFTRTATGESFEVSFVSGTKPPNYPPNKITDLKAEIKEDTVLLIWTAPGEDLDLGTAKSYEIRWSNDHEMLRLNFSDAFLVNTSAVSPQESGSVEQHSFNMIIQNGATIFFAIRSEDKDAVKSKISNIVHATKVLPAPGLNFIIIIIFVCVSTISVCFCVVVKRRR; translated from the exons ATGGACTCGAGATTGATTGTCTTGTGGATGCTCCTGTCATCCTCCTGCACTGGAATCCAACTGGAGGGAAATGGATACACTGATATTGTGGTTGCAATCAGTTCAGGAGTACCACAGGACAACGCACTCATTGAAAGAATAAAG GACATGTTCACTGAAGGTTCGATGCATCTGTTTGAAGCAATGGACAACATGGTCTATTTTAGAAAAGTTACAATACTAGTTCCACCTCATTGGAGCAGTAAGGATTTTACCAAAGCCACAACAGAATCCTACGAGAAG GCCGGCATAAGAATTGATAAAGCTAATCCAGGATATGGTGATGCTCCGTACACAAAGCAGTATGAAGATTGTGGATCGGAAAATGAGTACATTCACTTTACTCCAGACTTTTTCCTAAATGATGATCACTTCTACGGTTCTAGAG GAAGGGTCTTGGTGCATGAATGGGCTCATCTGAGATGGGGGGTCTACGATGATTACAATGAAGAAAATCCATTAAATTTTTCTAATGGAGTTCAGGCTACAAG ATGTAGCAAACACATCGCGGGCCAGCAATCAGAG GAGGTTGCATTTTGCAGAGAAGATGAGCACGATGCTGCAGCCCCAAACCTACAAAATGAGAAATGTGGTAACAGAGCTACATGGGCAGTGATATTTGAGGATTCTGTGGACAGTGCTGCCCTTCAATCTCTGCGACCGTTGCAATCTGCTCCACCAGCACCAACTTTCACTGTTGTACAGAGAATGAAGCGTGTCGTTTGTCTCATCCTTGATGTCTCAGGAAGCATGGCG GGCGCTAGGATTCTTCGACAGCGGCAAGCCGCCACACATTTCCTGCAGTACATCATCGAAGATCAAGCTTATGTTGGAATCGTAACCTTTAGCAGTGACGCTTACATTCTTAAAAAATTGACTCGTATTGACAATGATACCACAAGAAAGGAGCTGATCAAATCATTGCCAACCATAGCAAGTGGAGGGACATACATCTGTAAAGGCCTCTTTAAAGGCTTAGAG GTACTTAGAGGggacaatttggatgcattaggagatgaaataatttttctcaCTGATGGTGAGGCGTCGGACGACCTCAATACTTGTGTTCCAAGTGCAATAAAAAGTGGTGCCATTATACACACAATAGCTTTGGGTACATCCGCTGCCCAGGCTCTGAGGCACATGGCAGACAAGACTG GAGGGAAATTTATCATAGCCACCGATGATTTAACCTCTAATATGTTAGTGGATGCATTTGCTTCACTTACAATACCAACTGGAGACTACACAAAAGAACCAGTTCAG CTTGAGAGTATTGGAATAAGAACAGCTGGCTGGTTTAATGGAACTGTATCAGTGGATCCGACTGTTGGTAACAAAACCAGCTTTTTAATCATATATGAAACCAGTTTACCTACTGGTTACATACAGTCGCCAAGTGGGTACATCTACAGTTTGGGAGATTTGATTTCAGATATAACAGCAAAGACAATCACGCTAAAAATTCCAGGAACTGCAGAG GCTGGTGACTGGAAGTACAGTATTCTGAGTGGAAGATCTCAGTCTTTGACTATAACCTCAACCAGTCAAGCAGCACATGCTGATGTTCCTCCTATCATTGTCAAAGCCCATGTCAGCCAGCAGTTTAGTGACGGCAGTAAACCCATGATTGTGTTTGCTGAAGTTAGTCAGAATTACAGATCTATAGTTAATGCTGAGGTGTGGGCCACACTGGAGCCTGAAACTGGGGCCCCAGAGATAATACAACTCCTGGATAATGGAGCAG GAGCTGACGCTTTCAAAGATGACGGCATCTATTCCAGATATTTCACAAAGTTAGTGAAGGGTAGAAGCAGCTTGAAGGTGCGAGTGAGGAATAAAGATGGACAAGCCAGGTTTACTCTCCACAGGAAGAGTGGCGTGGTGAATG aTAAAGTGAAGCTGAACCTGCCAAAGCTTCCAGTTAATGATCAACCACTTGTGGTAGGAAACTTTACCAGAACAGCCACTGGAGAAAGTTTTGAGGTGTCTTTCGTTTCAGGCACAAAACCACCAAATTACCCCCCTAACAAAATCACAGATCTTAAAGCTGAAATCAAGGAGGACACTGTACTTCTCATCTGGACGGCTCCAGGGGAGGACCTTGACCTGGGAACAG CTAAATCCTACGAGATCAGATGGAGCAATGACCATGAAATGCTTCGTCTGAACTTCAGCGATGCTTTTTTAGTCAACACATCTGCAGTCTCACCTCAAGAGTCTGGATCAGTTGAACAACATTCATTTAACATGATAATCCAAAATGGTGCGACCATCTTCTTTGCTATTCGGTCTGAAGACAAAGATGCTGTGAAATCTAAAATATCCAACATTGTTCATGCAACAAAGGTTCTGCCTGCTCCAGGCCTGAATTTtatcattattataatttttgtttgtgtgtcaaCTATATCTGTATGTTTTTGTGTAGTTGTAAAACGAAGACGTTAA